Proteins from a genomic interval of Ferrovibrio terrae:
- a CDS encoding FadR/GntR family transcriptional regulator: MSEVAEKFARLTPVPAYQMVAEAIEREILSGRLRPGDPIGTEAQLVRQFGVNRSTVREGIRLLEQSGMVQRDSSRRLAVGLPHYDQLATRASRALILHQVTFRELWEATMALSLATIDLAVERATQEEIATLEANIDATEASLDDPSAVAAYDSEFHVMLEKTARNRVLELAREPSNMLIYPTTHVAVQGTEQGGRRLVEAHRMLVQSLKLRDVELGRLWTRRHLNDWRKGFERTGNDLDQPVDLVTAPSAMA, from the coding sequence ATGTCTGAGGTTGCCGAGAAATTTGCGCGGCTCACGCCGGTGCCCGCTTACCAGATGGTCGCCGAAGCCATCGAGCGCGAGATTCTGTCCGGCCGCCTGCGCCCCGGCGACCCGATCGGCACGGAGGCGCAGCTGGTGCGCCAGTTCGGCGTCAACCGATCAACCGTGCGTGAAGGCATCCGACTGCTGGAACAGAGCGGCATGGTGCAGCGCGATTCCAGCCGCCGCCTTGCCGTCGGCCTGCCGCATTACGACCAGCTCGCCACCCGCGCCAGCCGCGCGCTGATCCTGCACCAGGTCACCTTCCGCGAATTGTGGGAAGCGACCATGGCGCTCAGCCTGGCGACCATCGACCTCGCCGTGGAACGCGCCACCCAGGAAGAGATCGCAACGCTGGAAGCCAATATCGACGCCACCGAGGCCTCGCTCGACGATCCGTCCGCCGTCGCCGCCTATGACAGCGAATTCCACGTCATGCTGGAAAAGACCGCGCGCAACCGCGTGCTCGAACTGGCGCGCGAACCCTCCAACATGCTGATCTATCCCACCACGCATGTGGCGGTGCAGGGCACCGAACAGGGCGGCCGCCGCCTGGTGGAAGCGCATCGCATGCTGGTGCAGTCGCTGAAGCTGCGCGATGTCGAACTGGGCCGGCTATGGACGCGCCGTCACCTGAATGACTGGCGCAAGGGCTTCGAGCGCACCGGCAACGACCTCGACCAGCCGGTCGATCTGGTCACCGCGCCCTCGGCGATGGCGTAG
- a CDS encoding serine hydrolase domain-containing protein: protein MKSLTRLAATASIAILALNAPQALSAELLPKADPASVGFSAERLARIGTRLKADSEAGTIPGAVVLVAREGKIAYFEAFGVQDPQTKAKMTRDSIFRMYSMTKPIVTVAAMMQVEEGRYHVSDPVARFIPSFGKVQVGVEKPPAEAGGKPTLELVAPRRAMSVQDLMRHSSGITYGFFGVGAVKAMYGEVLNGDPDNAEFAERIAKLPLAYQPGTVWDYSHSTDILGRVVEVVDKKSLYNSLNDRLLKPLGMKDTAFYVTDAAKQGRVAEPFPDDRSLGGGVEFFDPRKSGKFEGGGGGLTGTAMDYARFLQMLVDGGAQNGKRYLSPKILAYMTSDHMGTGVTPGPYYLPGPGYGFGLGFGVRTAAGVSADPGSVGDYYWGGAGGTYFWVDPKEKMFVVFMMQSPKQRLTYRAAMRDMVYAAMTK, encoded by the coding sequence ATGAAGAGCCTGACCAGGCTGGCCGCCACGGCCAGCATTGCCATCCTTGCGCTCAACGCCCCGCAGGCTCTGTCGGCCGAGCTGCTGCCCAAGGCCGATCCGGCCAGTGTGGGCTTTTCCGCCGAGCGGCTGGCGCGCATCGGCACGCGCCTGAAGGCCGACTCCGAGGCCGGCACCATTCCCGGCGCCGTGGTGCTGGTCGCCCGCGAAGGCAAGATCGCCTATTTCGAGGCCTTTGGTGTGCAGGACCCGCAGACCAAGGCGAAGATGACGCGCGACAGCATCTTCCGCATGTATTCGATGACCAAGCCGATCGTCACCGTCGCGGCGATGATGCAGGTGGAGGAAGGCCGCTATCACGTCAGCGACCCCGTCGCGCGCTTCATCCCGTCGTTTGGCAAGGTGCAGGTTGGCGTCGAAAAGCCGCCTGCCGAGGCCGGTGGCAAGCCGACACTGGAGCTCGTGGCGCCGCGCCGTGCGATGAGCGTGCAGGACCTGATGCGCCACAGTTCAGGCATTACCTATGGCTTCTTCGGCGTCGGCGCCGTGAAGGCGATGTATGGCGAGGTGCTGAACGGCGATCCGGACAATGCGGAATTCGCCGAACGCATCGCCAAACTGCCGCTGGCCTATCAGCCCGGCACGGTGTGGGATTACAGCCATTCGACCGACATTCTCGGCCGCGTGGTGGAAGTGGTCGACAAGAAGTCGCTGTACAATTCGCTGAACGACCGCCTGCTCAAGCCGCTGGGCATGAAGGACACCGCCTTCTATGTCACCGATGCCGCCAAGCAGGGCCGCGTCGCCGAGCCCTTCCCCGATGACCGCAGCCTGGGCGGCGGCGTCGAATTCTTCGATCCGCGTAAAAGCGGCAAATTCGAAGGCGGCGGCGGCGGCCTGACCGGCACCGCGATGGATTACGCGCGCTTCCTGCAGATGCTGGTGGATGGTGGCGCGCAGAACGGCAAGCGTTACCTGAGCCCCAAGATCCTCGCCTATATGACATCGGATCACATGGGCACCGGCGTAACGCCCGGCCCGTATTACCTGCCAGGCCCCGGCTATGGCTTCGGCCTCGGCTTCGGCGTGCGCACGGCGGCCGGCGTGTCTGCCGATCCCGGCAGCGTCGGCGATTATTACTGGGGCGGCGCGGGCGGTACTTACTTTTGGGTCGACCCGAAAGAGAAGATGTTCGTCGTCTTCATGATGCAGTCGCCCAAGCAGCGCCTGACCTATCGCGCAGCGATGCGCGACATGGTCTACGCCGCCATGACCAAATGA
- a CDS encoding branched-chain amino acid ABC transporter substrate-binding protein produces the protein MMSNGYRTGLTALALGLGLSALAVPAMAQVKIAFIDPLSGAMAPIGEHGVKHFQHMIEKINAAGGVNGQKMELLTYDNKLSPQETVIAAQKAIDAGARVLTLGNGSGAAAAMIDFVNKHNERNPGKEVVYLNYAAVDPAFTNDKCSYWHFRWDAHSDIKMQALTSYIKTQPGIKKIYLINQDYSFGQAVRKAANEMLKAKRPDIQIVGDELHPLAKITDFAPYIAKIKASGADTVITGNWGSDISLLLKASADAGLQVNYYTYYAGGAGGPTSVKQTGLKDKVFQITEGLANINTKENFAWEEDFRKKSAGHGWWYPRVRNEMDMLAKAMNEAKSNDPKVFVEKLRGMKYKDIYGKDTYMRAEDHQFFQNIYISALTPMAGDMKFDEENTGWGWKLTATVPMGETDVPTSCKMAKPS, from the coding sequence ATGATGTCCAACGGTTACCGGACAGGCTTGACCGCGCTCGCGCTCGGCCTCGGATTGTCGGCCCTGGCAGTGCCCGCCATGGCGCAAGTGAAGATCGCGTTCATTGATCCGCTGTCGGGTGCCATGGCGCCGATCGGTGAACACGGCGTGAAGCATTTCCAGCACATGATCGAGAAGATCAATGCGGCAGGCGGCGTGAATGGCCAGAAGATGGAACTTCTGACCTATGACAACAAGCTGAGCCCGCAGGAGACCGTGATCGCGGCGCAGAAGGCCATCGATGCCGGCGCGCGCGTGCTGACGCTGGGCAACGGCTCGGGTGCCGCGGCGGCGATGATCGACTTCGTCAACAAGCACAACGAGCGCAATCCCGGCAAGGAAGTGGTCTACCTGAACTATGCCGCGGTGGACCCGGCCTTCACCAACGACAAGTGCAGCTACTGGCATTTCCGCTGGGACGCGCATAGCGACATCAAGATGCAGGCGCTGACCAGCTACATCAAAACCCAGCCCGGCATCAAGAAGATCTACCTGATCAACCAGGACTACTCGTTTGGCCAGGCCGTGCGTAAAGCCGCCAACGAAATGCTGAAGGCCAAGCGGCCGGATATCCAGATCGTCGGCGACGAGCTGCATCCGCTCGCCAAGATCACCGACTTCGCGCCCTATATCGCCAAGATCAAGGCCAGCGGCGCCGACACCGTGATCACCGGCAACTGGGGCAGCGACATTTCGCTGCTGCTCAAGGCCTCGGCCGATGCCGGCCTGCAGGTGAATTACTACACCTACTATGCCGGTGGCGCCGGCGGCCCGACCTCGGTGAAGCAGACCGGCCTGAAGGACAAGGTGTTCCAGATCACCGAAGGCCTCGCCAATATCAACACCAAGGAAAACTTCGCCTGGGAAGAAGACTTCCGCAAGAAGTCGGCCGGCCATGGCTGGTGGTATCCGCGCGTCCGCAACGAGATGGACATGCTGGCCAAGGCGATGAACGAAGCCAAGTCGAACGACCCGAAGGTGTTTGTCGAGAAGCTGCGCGGCATGAAGTACAAGGACATCTACGGCAAAGACACTTACATGCGCGCCGAAGACCACCAGTTCTTCCAGAACATCTACATCTCCGCCCTCACTCCGATGGCTGGCGATATGAAGTTCGATGAAGAGAATACCGGCTGGGGCTGGAAGCTGACGGCCACCGTGCCGATGGGCGAAACCGACGTGCCCACCAGCTGCAAGATGGCGAAGCCGAGCTGA
- a CDS encoding branched-chain amino acid ABC transporter permease yields the protein MLELVIFSTLNGVLYGMLLFLLASGLTLIFSMMGVLNFAHASFYMLGAYFGFQISQWLDFWVALFVAPVCVGLVGAAVERWGLRTVHKWGHVPELLFTFGLAFVIEEMVQMIWGKLPVDYRVPRLLDFPAFELFGTTYPAFRMFMLLISVAIFLVLLMILTRSRIGLIIQAALTHPNMVAMLGHNVPKVFMMVFGFGSGLAGLAGVIAGPALVTQPSMAHVLGPILFVVVVFGGLGSLPGAFIASLMIGLIQTFAIAINYSIGDLLSTVGMARPVQGMLSDLWQVTVAQVGPVVPYLMLVLILIFRPTGLMGTRES from the coding sequence TTGCTCGAACTGGTGATCTTCTCCACGCTGAATGGCGTGCTGTACGGTATGCTGCTGTTCCTGCTGGCCAGCGGCCTGACCCTGATCTTCTCGATGATGGGCGTGCTGAATTTCGCCCATGCCAGCTTCTACATGCTGGGCGCCTATTTCGGTTTCCAGATCAGCCAGTGGCTGGATTTCTGGGTCGCGCTGTTTGTCGCTCCCGTCTGCGTCGGCCTGGTCGGCGCCGCGGTCGAGCGCTGGGGTCTGCGCACCGTCCATAAATGGGGCCATGTGCCCGAACTGCTGTTCACCTTCGGCCTCGCCTTCGTGATCGAGGAAATGGTGCAGATGATCTGGGGCAAGCTGCCGGTGGACTACCGCGTGCCGCGGCTGCTGGATTTCCCCGCCTTCGAACTGTTCGGCACCACCTATCCCGCCTTCCGCATGTTCATGCTGCTGATCTCGGTGGCGATCTTCCTGGTGCTGCTGATGATCCTGACGCGCTCGCGCATCGGCCTGATCATCCAGGCAGCCCTTACGCATCCGAACATGGTGGCGATGCTGGGCCATAACGTGCCCAAGGTCTTCATGATGGTGTTCGGCTTCGGCTCGGGTCTTGCCGGCCTCGCCGGCGTGATCGCCGGCCCGGCACTGGTGACGCAGCCCAGCATGGCGCATGTGCTGGGCCCGATCCTGTTTGTGGTCGTTGTGTTCGGCGGGCTGGGCTCGCTGCCCGGCGCCTTCATCGCCTCGCTCATGATAGGCCTGATCCAGACCTTTGCCATCGCGATCAACTATTCGATCGGCGACCTGCTCAGCACGGTCGGCATGGCGCGGCCGGTGCAGGGCATGCTGAGCGATCTGTGGCAGGTGACGGTGGCGCAGGTCGGCCCGGTGGTGCCGTATCTGATGCTGGTGCTGATCCTGATCTTCCGGCCCACGGGCCTTATGGGCACGCGGGAGAGCTGA
- a CDS encoding branched-chain amino acid ABC transporter permease — protein MTDTTLTAPRGNPALDLLRRYGIWVIALIVMLVLPKIFTSGAALTTMCLMGIMIVFSLAYNMLLGQTGMLSFGHAVYYGLGGFLAVHAMNVISAGKLPIPLPVVPLVGGLMGLIFGFIFGAVSTRRAGTVFAMISLGLGELIASLSLILRGFFGGEEGINANRTKMLSLWGVRFGPQIEVYYLIASWCFVCMIAMYAFTRTPLGRMCNAVRDNPERAEFVGYSTQMVRFITFCISGFFAGIAGGLAAINFELMNAVNISGAQSGSVLLMAYIGGIGHFMGPVLGAVLVVLLQVFLSDLTGAWMLYFGLIFIMMVMFAPGGIAGLIMLHLPLWQRGTLLQIVPAYAVMLVPALMGVAGAVALIETAHHQLVKTGTEGPAMKLFGIAYNSNTVLPWIVALALIGGGVVLGKLWGPHMADAYSNAAHGKEASK, from the coding sequence ATGACCGATACGACTTTGACTGCTCCGCGCGGTAATCCGGCGCTCGACCTGCTGCGGCGCTATGGCATCTGGGTGATCGCGCTCATCGTGATGCTCGTGCTGCCGAAGATTTTCACCTCGGGCGCCGCGCTCACCACCATGTGCCTGATGGGCATCATGATCGTGTTCTCGCTCGCCTATAACATGCTGCTGGGCCAGACCGGCATGCTGAGCTTCGGCCATGCGGTCTATTACGGCCTCGGCGGCTTCCTGGCCGTGCATGCGATGAACGTGATCTCGGCCGGCAAGCTGCCGATCCCGCTCCCCGTCGTGCCGCTGGTCGGCGGCCTGATGGGACTGATCTTCGGCTTCATCTTCGGCGCAGTCTCAACGCGCCGCGCCGGCACGGTCTTCGCCATGATCTCGTTAGGCCTTGGCGAATTGATTGCGTCCCTCTCACTGATCCTGCGCGGCTTCTTCGGCGGCGAGGAAGGCATCAATGCCAACCGCACCAAGATGCTGTCGCTATGGGGCGTGCGCTTCGGGCCGCAGATCGAGGTCTATTACCTGATCGCCAGCTGGTGCTTTGTCTGCATGATCGCCATGTATGCCTTCACCCGCACGCCGCTGGGCCGCATGTGCAACGCGGTGCGCGACAATCCCGAACGCGCCGAATTCGTCGGCTATTCCACGCAGATGGTGCGGTTCATCACCTTCTGTATTTCAGGATTCTTTGCCGGCATTGCTGGCGGCCTGGCCGCGATCAATTTCGAGCTGATGAATGCGGTGAATATCTCGGGCGCGCAGTCGGGCTCGGTGCTGCTGATGGCTTATATCGGTGGCATCGGGCATTTCATGGGCCCGGTGCTGGGCGCGGTCTTGGTGGTGCTGCTGCAGGTGTTCCTGAGCGACCTGACCGGCGCCTGGATGCTCTATTTCGGCCTGATCTTCATCATGATGGTGATGTTCGCGCCAGGCGGCATCGCCGGGCTGATCATGCTGCATCTGCCGCTGTGGCAGCGCGGCACCCTGCTGCAGATCGTGCCGGCTTACGCCGTCATGCTGGTGCCGGCGCTGATGGGCGTGGCCGGAGCCGTCGCGCTGATCGAGACCGCGCATCACCAGCTGGTCAAGACCGGCACCGAAGGTCCGGCGATGAAACTGTTCGGCATCGCCTACAATTCCAACACCGTGCTGCCCTGGATCGTGGCGCTGGCGCTGATCGGCGGCGGCGTGGTGCTCGGCAAACTCTGGGGGCCGCACATGGCCGATGCCTATTCCAATGCCGCCCATGGCAAGGAGGCCTCGAAATGA
- a CDS encoding ABC transporter ATP-binding protein, translating to MTALGLHDVHKSFGITPIIRGVSLDVGRGERHAIIGPNGAGKSTLFHLISGRFPLSEGSISLNGENITGLKPYQINRRGLSRSFQVTNIFPKMTVFENVRCGVLWHLGYRYSFWHNTRKLKDANDRAMAVLQQIGLADRAMLPASFLTYAEQRALEIGITIAGGAEVVMLDEPTAGMSRSETAHFVSLIRKVTEGRTLVMVEHDMGVVFDLADRISVLVYGQIIACDTPANIRNSKAVQEAYLGQAMEAEH from the coding sequence ATGACTGCCTTGGGCCTGCATGACGTCCACAAATCCTTCGGCATCACGCCGATCATCCGCGGCGTGTCGCTGGATGTCGGCAGGGGCGAACGCCACGCCATCATCGGCCCGAACGGCGCCGGCAAGTCGACGCTGTTCCACCTGATCTCGGGCCGCTTCCCGCTGAGTGAGGGCAGCATCAGCCTGAATGGCGAGAATATCACCGGGCTGAAACCCTACCAGATCAACCGGCGCGGTCTCTCCCGCTCGTTCCAGGTCACCAATATCTTCCCCAAGATGACGGTGTTCGAGAATGTGCGCTGCGGCGTGCTGTGGCATCTGGGCTACCGCTATTCCTTCTGGCACAACACCCGCAAGCTGAAGGATGCCAACGACCGCGCCATGGCGGTGCTGCAGCAGATCGGCCTGGCCGACCGCGCCATGCTGCCGGCCAGCTTCCTGACCTATGCCGAGCAGCGCGCACTGGAAATCGGCATCACCATCGCCGGCGGTGCCGAGGTGGTGATGCTGGACGAACCGACGGCCGGCATGAGCCGCTCCGAGACCGCGCATTTCGTCAGCCTGATCCGCAAGGTGACGGAAGGACGCACGCTGGTGATGGTGGAGCATGACATGGGCGTGGTGTTCGATCTGGCCGACCGTATCTCGGTGCTGGTCTATGGCCAGATCATCGCCTGCGATACACCGGCCAACATCCGCAACAGCAAGGCGGTGCAGGAAGCTTACCTGGGCCAGGCCATGGAGGCCGAACACTGA
- a CDS encoding ABC transporter ATP-binding protein — protein sequence MSEAMLQVRDLHAYYGKSHILHGVSFEVKTGEIVSLLGRNGVGRSTTIKAIMGDVPPQGSILFKGAEIAGRKPHEIARLGLGYVPENRDIFPALTVRENLYLGQKDTKASGRWSMQDMFEIFPRLEERADTQAGVLSGGEQQMLTMCRTLMGDPDLIMVDEPTEGLSPMMVERVAELLERIASRGVSILLVEQKLTIALKICQRLYVMGHGHMVFEGTPQQLKDNAAIRKEWLEV from the coding sequence ATGTCTGAAGCAATGCTGCAAGTCCGCGACCTGCATGCCTATTACGGCAAGAGCCATATCCTGCATGGCGTGAGTTTCGAGGTGAAAACCGGCGAGATCGTCTCGCTGCTGGGCCGCAACGGCGTCGGCCGCTCGACCACCATCAAGGCGATCATGGGCGATGTGCCGCCGCAGGGCTCGATCCTGTTCAAGGGCGCCGAGATCGCCGGCAGGAAGCCGCATGAGATCGCGCGACTGGGGCTCGGCTACGTGCCCGAGAACCGCGACATCTTCCCGGCACTGACGGTGCGCGAGAATCTCTATCTCGGCCAGAAGGACACCAAGGCCAGCGGCCGCTGGTCGATGCAGGACATGTTCGAGATCTTCCCGCGCCTGGAAGAGCGCGCCGACACCCAGGCCGGCGTGCTGTCGGGCGGCGAGCAGCAGATGCTGACCATGTGCCGCACGCTGATGGGCGACCCCGACCTGATCATGGTGGACGAGCCGACCGAAGGCCTCTCCCCCATGATGGTGGAGCGCGTGGCCGAACTGCTGGAGCGCATCGCCAGCCGCGGCGTCTCGATCCTGCTGGTCGAACAGAAGCTGACGATCGCGCTGAAGATCTGCCAGCGGCTCTATGTGATGGGCCACGGCCATATGGTCTTCGAGGGCACGCCGCAGCAGCTGAAAGACAACGCCGCCATCCGCAAGGAATGGCTGGAGGTTTAA
- the sugE gene encoding quaternary ammonium compound efflux SMR transporter SugE codes for MAWIILVIAGLTEIGWAIGLKYTDGFTRLWPSILTGLSMVVSIVLLGIALKTLPLGTAYAIWTGIGTVGTAILGIYLFGESATVLRLVCIGLIVAGIVGLKVVTPV; via the coding sequence ATGGCATGGATCATCCTGGTCATCGCCGGCCTCACCGAGATCGGCTGGGCCATCGGCCTGAAATACACTGACGGCTTCACCCGGTTATGGCCGAGTATCTTGACCGGACTCTCGATGGTGGTCAGCATCGTGCTGCTCGGCATCGCGCTGAAGACGCTGCCGCTCGGCACGGCCTATGCGATCTGGACCGGCATCGGCACGGTCGGCACCGCGATCCTCGGCATCTACCTGTTCGGCGAAAGCGCCACCGTGCTGCGGCTGGTCTGCATCGGGCTGATCGTCGCCGGCATTGTCGGGCTGAAAGTAGTGACGCCGGTTTGA
- a CDS encoding methyl-accepting chemotaxis protein yields the protein MRIRASFLLFIAILAGIILFESGQVIHDGYGERQNAVTARGLAATQGELLRIVELLGIERGAYNAALRDEKTTDPKGEFIAKPRKTTDDTIAAALAAARASGHPAIDIRRIEAMKATLDDWRARTEAAISRPLADRPADVMNGYVPALTKVVNDVMPMLNQIGAAINHADGDISAPMEIARLAADMRAEASVRGTATVNVVASGKPIPPNTSIMLAEQTGRVDAIWARIVMGVQAIDASAEMKAKVEETRKAFYETLPPIYAAIRAASDKGEAYPFTMADFRGRQNPQLYTAGYLRDVAITDTLKLADAIIAERTSTLVIDTVIAAISAILLILGTIFFLRRVISPLGTMTTTMTRIAEGQSAEIGYADRTDEVGDMAKALTVFRRNADEKAQMEADERSRADAERGRLSEQRESEAAISREIAQFCVAVGDGDFSRRIDMAGKDGVFRDLSQQMNGLADTLQSVLSDLGRVLQGLSHGDLTATASGQYKGAFGDLAGAARETVTRLRDFAGKLAESSETVRTASAEISSGSQDLASRTESQAASIEETAASMHEITATVKQNADNAQAASQLATVARDTAEKGGSVVSDAVSAVTQIEASAQKISDIVGLIDEIAFQTNLLALNASVEAARAGEAGKGFAVVAQEVRALAQRSANASKDIKALISESNAQVKTGATLVNQTGASLTEIVGAIKKVSDIVAEIAAASREQATGLEQVNTAVGSMDEMTQRNGALVEETSASAQSLADQGRQLSELVGFFRTGGAPAVARPVAAAPAAAPKPVVAAKPVIAKPVVAAKTVQQAQAAPRPVPRQAPSPAPRPSPAPAANADDDWQEF from the coding sequence ATGCGCATCCGCGCCAGCTTTTTGCTTTTCATCGCCATCCTCGCCGGCATCATACTCTTTGAATCTGGGCAGGTGATCCACGACGGCTATGGGGAACGCCAGAATGCCGTCACCGCGCGCGGCCTTGCCGCCACCCAGGGCGAGTTGCTGCGCATCGTCGAACTGCTCGGCATCGAGCGCGGCGCCTATAACGCGGCGCTGCGCGACGAAAAGACCACCGATCCGAAGGGCGAGTTCATCGCCAAGCCGCGCAAGACCACCGACGACACGATTGCCGCGGCGCTGGCGGCGGCACGCGCCTCCGGTCATCCGGCCATCGACATCCGCCGCATCGAAGCGATGAAGGCGACGCTGGACGACTGGCGCGCCCGCACCGAGGCGGCGATCTCCCGGCCGCTGGCCGACCGCCCCGCCGATGTGATGAACGGCTATGTGCCGGCGCTCACCAAGGTGGTGAACGATGTCATGCCGATGCTCAACCAGATCGGCGCCGCGATCAATCACGCCGATGGCGACATCTCTGCGCCGATGGAAATCGCGCGCCTGGCGGCCGACATGCGCGCCGAGGCCAGCGTGCGCGGCACCGCCACGGTCAATGTGGTCGCCTCGGGCAAGCCGATTCCGCCGAACACCTCCATCATGCTGGCCGAACAGACCGGCAGGGTGGATGCGATCTGGGCGCGTATCGTCATGGGTGTGCAGGCGATAGATGCCTCGGCCGAGATGAAGGCCAAGGTGGAAGAGACCCGCAAGGCCTTCTACGAAACCCTGCCGCCGATCTATGCCGCGATCCGCGCCGCCAGCGACAAGGGCGAGGCCTATCCCTTCACCATGGCCGATTTTCGCGGCCGGCAGAATCCGCAGCTCTACACGGCGGGCTATCTGCGCGACGTGGCGATCACCGATACGCTGAAGCTGGCCGATGCCATCATTGCCGAGCGCACCAGCACCCTGGTGATCGACACTGTCATTGCGGCGATTTCGGCCATCCTGCTGATCCTTGGCACAATCTTCTTCCTGCGCCGCGTGATCTCGCCGCTGGGCACCATGACCACGACGATGACGCGCATCGCCGAAGGCCAGTCGGCCGAGATCGGCTATGCCGATCGCACCGACGAAGTGGGCGACATGGCCAAGGCGCTCACCGTCTTCCGCCGCAACGCCGACGAGAAGGCGCAGATGGAAGCCGACGAACGCAGCCGCGCCGATGCCGAACGCGGCCGCCTGTCCGAACAGCGTGAAAGCGAAGCGGCGATCAGCCGCGAGATCGCGCAGTTCTGCGTTGCCGTCGGCGATGGCGACTTCTCGCGCCGCATCGACATGGCCGGCAAGGATGGCGTGTTCCGCGACCTGTCGCAGCAGATGAACGGCCTGGCCGATACGCTGCAGAGCGTGCTGAGCGATCTTGGCCGCGTGCTGCAGGGCCTCAGCCATGGCGATCTCACCGCCACGGCCTCGGGCCAGTATAAGGGCGCCTTCGGCGATCTGGCCGGTGCCGCGCGTGAAACGGTCACCCGCCTGCGCGACTTTGCCGGCAAGCTGGCGGAAAGCTCGGAGACGGTGCGCACCGCCTCGGCGGAAATCTCCAGCGGCAGCCAGGATCTGGCCAGCCGCACGGAAAGCCAGGCGGCTTCGATCGAAGAAACCGCTGCCTCGATGCACGAGATCACTGCCACGGTGAAGCAGAATGCGGATAACGCCCAGGCCGCCAGCCAGCTGGCGACCGTGGCGCGCGACACTGCCGAAAAGGGCGGCAGCGTGGTGAGCGATGCGGTGTCGGCCGTGACGCAGATCGAAGCCAGCGCGCAGAAGATCAGCGACATCGTCGGGCTGATCGACGAGATCGCCTTCCAGACCAATCTGCTGGCGCTGAACGCGTCGGTCGAAGCCGCGCGTGCGGGTGAAGCCGGCAAGGGCTTTGCCGTCGTGGCGCAGGAAGTGCGTGCGCTGGCGCAGCGCTCCGCCAATGCGTCGAAGGACATCAAGGCGCTGATCAGTGAGTCGAATGCACAGGTGAAGACCGGCGCCACGCTGGTCAACCAGACCGGCGCCTCGCTCACCGAGATCGTCGGCGCCATCAAGAAGGTGTCGGATATCGTGGCCGAGATCGCGGCGGCAAGCCGCGAACAGGCCACCGGCCTGGAGCAGGTCAACACCGCCGTTGGCAGCATGGATGAAATGACGCAGCGCAATGGCGCGCTGGTCGAAGAGACGTCGGCTTCGGCGCAGTCGCTCGCCGATCAGGGTCGCCAGCTGTCTGAACTGGTCGGCTTCTTCCGCACCGGCGGCGCACCGGCCGTGGCGCGGCCCGTCGCTGCTGCGCCGGCCGCAGCGCCGAAGCCGGTGGTGGCGGCAAAGCCGGTCATTGCCAAGCCGGTGGTCGCTGCCAAAACCGTGCAGCAGGCTCAGGCCGCCCCTCGGCCCGTGCCGCGGCAGGCTCCGTCTCCGGCCCCGCGTCCGTCTCCGGCGCCTGCCGCCAATGCTGACGACGACTGGCAGGAATTCTGA
- a CDS encoding carboxymuconolactone decarboxylase family protein: MSLDSLKTRLPEYARDLKLNLGSLATEPGLTEQQRAGTFIATALASREASVIQAIVAEFAPRLSPEALEAAKAAAAIMGMNNIYYRFVHMMAHEPSANYKTMPAKLRMNVIGKPGVDKADFELWSLAVSAVNGCGMCVESHEAQLRKHGFSEEQVQQAVRIAAVVHAVAAVIDGEKALSGEIAAAAE, translated from the coding sequence ATGAGCCTCGACAGCCTGAAGACCCGCCTGCCCGAATATGCCCGCGACCTCAAGCTCAACCTGGGTTCGCTGGCCACTGAACCGGGCCTGACCGAACAGCAGCGCGCCGGCACCTTCATCGCCACCGCGCTCGCCTCGCGCGAAGCCAGCGTGATCCAGGCCATCGTTGCCGAATTCGCGCCCAGGCTGTCGCCGGAAGCGCTGGAAGCCGCCAAGGCCGCCGCCGCGATCATGGGCATGAACAACATCTATTACCGCTTCGTCCATATGATGGCGCATGAGCCGAGCGCCAACTACAAGACGATGCCGGCCAAACTGCGCATGAACGTCATCGGCAAGCCGGGCGTCGACAAGGCCGATTTCGAACTCTGGTCGCTCGCCGTCTCGGCGGTGAATGGTTGCGGCATGTGCGTCGAGAGCCATGAGGCGCAGCTGCGCAAGCATGGCTTCAGCGAGGAACAGGTGCAGCAGGCCGTGCGCATCGCCGCTGTGGTGCATGCCGTCGCCGCCGTGATCGATGGCGAAAAGGCGCTGAGCGGCGAGATCGCCGCCGCCGCCGAGTAA